The bacterium genome window below encodes:
- a CDS encoding transketolase produces the protein MKRFKNERLTDVEISKLNELSRLCAGDILTMTTLSNSGHPGGSMSSLDIFLTVFSYANISPDRVDDPCRDKIVVSHGHTSPGVYSALGRLGFFDIDMAVATFRLSGSIFEGHVVRKVPGVEWGTGNLGQGLSAICGFALGDRVHNRDTHTFALMSDGEHTKGQISEARRFAVKYGLNNITVIVDYNNIQISGKTDVVMPCQIAENYKSDGWEVLEADGHDFQDLYTSVKKSLDIPKPVCIIANTVLGKNVSFMEHKYQYHGKTLDEETYKQAMSELGLTPTLDKYKELRNKKWEYPEMKFSYNPALEEGTPVVYKADEKNDNRSAYGKALLDVAKANVNNTNYPITVFDCDLATSVKTDLFEKEFPERFFQVGVQEHHTATMAGAISVDNVISFFSDFGVFGVDETFNQARLNDQNGTNLKLVCTHIGLDVGEDGKTHQCINYVGLLRNLYGFKIVIPADPNQTDRVIRNISGQPGNWFVGMGRSKVSTVTKGDGAIYFDEKYKFEYGKADILKEGAKGYIITMGCMVPRALEAAKILSEKGVDIGVINMSCPLVVDKEVIDKAISSGLILTMEDHHIDTGLGATVASYLLEKKYTGTFKKLGVKEYGSSGAPDYLFKKEGMDPNSVSELIVSLLK, from the coding sequence ATGAAAAGATTTAAAAATGAAAGATTGACAGATGTTGAAATATCAAAACTTAACGAACTTAGCAGGTTATGTGCAGGGGATATCCTTACTATGACAACCCTTTCTAATTCAGGACACCCTGGTGGGTCTATGTCGTCGTTAGATATATTCCTTACCGTCTTTTCTTACGCAAACATTTCACCAGACAGGGTGGATGACCCTTGTAGAGATAAAATTGTTGTTAGCCACGGGCATACCTCCCCTGGCGTTTATTCTGCTCTCGGAAGGTTGGGTTTTTTTGATATAGATATGGCTGTGGCAACCTTTCGGCTTTCAGGAAGCATCTTTGAAGGTCACGTAGTAAGAAAGGTTCCCGGCGTAGAGTGGGGGACAGGTAATTTAGGGCAGGGATTATCTGCTATTTGTGGGTTTGCTCTGGGAGATAGAGTCCATAATAGAGATACCCATACCTTTGCTTTAATGAGCGATGGAGAACATACCAAAGGGCAGATATCTGAAGCTCGCAGGTTTGCTGTCAAGTATGGGCTAAACAATATTACAGTTATTGTTGACTATAACAATATACAGATAAGCGGGAAAACAGATGTTGTTATGCCTTGCCAGATAGCCGAGAATTACAAATCGGACGGCTGGGAAGTTCTTGAAGCAGACGGACACGATTTCCAGGATTTATATACATCAGTAAAAAAATCTTTAGATATACCTAAACCGGTCTGTATAATTGCCAATACTGTTTTAGGTAAAAACGTATCTTTTATGGAACATAAATACCAGTATCACGGTAAAACTTTGGATGAAGAAACCTATAAACAAGCTATGTCAGAATTGGGGTTAACTCCAACTTTAGATAAATATAAAGAATTAAGAAATAAAAAATGGGAATATCCCGAAATGAAATTTTCATATAACCCTGCATTAGAGGAAGGAACCCCTGTTGTATATAAGGCAGATGAAAAAAACGATAACCGTAGCGCTTACGGTAAAGCCCTTCTTGATGTAGCAAAAGCAAACGTAAATAACACAAATTACCCTATTACTGTTTTTGATTGCGACTTGGCAACGTCTGTAAAGACAGATTTATTTGAAAAAGAGTTCCCCGAAAGGTTCTTTCAGGTAGGTGTACAAGAACACCATACAGCAACAATGGCAGGCGCTATATCTGTTGATAATGTTATAAGTTTCTTCTCTGATTTTGGTGTTTTTGGAGTAGATGAAACATTTAACCAAGCACGTCTTAACGACCAGAACGGAACAAACCTAAAACTTGTATGTACTCATATAGGTCTTGATGTAGGGGAAGATGGTAAGACTCACCAATGTATCAATTATGTTGGGCTTTTAAGAAATCTTTATGGGTTTAAAATAGTTATTCCAGCCGACCCTAACCAGACAGATAGAGTAATAAGAAATATATCAGGTCAACCTGGCAACTGGTTTGTTGGGATGGGGCGTTCTAAGGTGTCAACTGTTACCAAAGGTGATGGAGCAATATACTTTGACGAAAAATATAAGTTTGAGTATGGTAAAGCAGATATTCTTAAAGAAGGGGCGAAAGGATATATAATCACTATGGGGTGCATGGTCCCAAGAGCGTTAGAAGCCGCAAAAATTTTATCAGAAAAGGGGGTAGATATTGGAGTTATAAATATGAGTTGCCCTCTTGTTGTAGATAAAGAAGTGATTGATAAAGCAATTTCAAGCGGGTTAATACTAACAATGGAAGACCATCATATAGACACAGGGCTGGGCGCAACGGTTGCTTCATACCTTCTTGAGAAAAAATATACAGGTACTTTCAAAAAACTTGGTGTTAAAGAATACGGAAGTTCAGGTGCACCAGATTACCTGTTCAAAAAAGAAGGAATGGACCCAAATTCAGTATCAGAATTGATAGTGTCTCTACTTAAATAA
- a CDS encoding phospholipase D family protein, whose translation MGRSLFANEEDIQTQVISRRKDFELLFDGFKKMYAVSYVVSSDLLNDFFNKRGYDEIEIVVGENMTEPFLRQELQNKPAEILESLSELVIKGALRILIPKRSIHTKLYILEGANNFRIIQTSANLTATARKGIQINYAWYANLPPNHQFIKKIFVDYNIHKKNCTLFMEDLAYLIKERSSEPKKEILELWLKGTALPPPEAEVAKILNELSADAILSPAPTEANILTIHLPDTPTARKKTEDFLKPLSPSFTEKTATLPASTYIDRVHSSYGIPLMRTDYENKCVKLGLKGAIHSISEPPQNKSDVNSALEHIEKYIGTVDIAKSFDPMFAKTSMFEALLYTFFAPFASEYMRMKRQTYGQADPKGPRFLYIYGPSQNGKTTFFRFALKMITGHDIETLRREEFTKNRIKGVSSIGTLFPLIFDDVEFSGKPWVPDIMKSYWETWWTEKTEQPQIMFSSNEPRMKDWARSRVKRVDFDVQFISSEEEKRNLKEILEYENRLFRWFSYIYIELYKKLEFSDDELYLSRAVMLKLYEFAGRKRPKFFLDKPVEKRYDLGKKRWADLLYNRRQAKLTREEERILVKFTGDMQFWEIRRFEGYLPPTVKARQEGQTIIIETPAEFDLWCPPTKKRLRFWRYKTPKVGPSEGAFYCHSGSSPESRFLRNALSLSSTLGREASRMRGGVSNLTKNERRNDQG comes from the coding sequence ATGGGTAGGTCTCTTTTTGCTAATGAAGAAGATATACAAACACAGGTTATATCACGAAGAAAAGATTTTGAATTATTGTTTGACGGATTCAAAAAAATGTACGCCGTATCTTATGTGGTATCATCTGATCTACTAAACGACTTTTTCAATAAAAGGGGTTATGATGAAATAGAAATTGTTGTTGGCGAAAATATGACTGAACCATTTCTACGACAAGAACTCCAGAACAAACCGGCTGAAATCCTTGAATCTCTCTCTGAATTGGTAATAAAAGGGGCTTTACGTATACTAATACCAAAACGTTCTATCCACACTAAACTTTATATTCTTGAAGGAGCCAACAATTTTAGAATAATACAGACCAGTGCAAACCTCACAGCAACTGCGCGCAAAGGTATACAAATCAACTATGCTTGGTACGCTAACCTTCCACCCAACCACCAATTTATTAAGAAAATCTTTGTAGACTATAATATCCATAAAAAAAATTGCACGTTATTTATGGAAGACCTCGCTTACCTTATTAAAGAAAGAAGTTCAGAGCCCAAAAAAGAGATCCTTGAACTCTGGTTAAAAGGTACTGCTTTACCTCCTCCTGAAGCAGAAGTAGCAAAAATATTGAACGAGTTATCTGCAGACGCTATACTTTCTCCAGCTCCAACTGAAGCAAATATTTTAACTATACATCTTCCAGACACTCCTACTGCAAGAAAAAAAACTGAAGATTTTCTTAAACCGTTATCTCCTTCTTTTACAGAGAAGACAGCCACCTTACCAGCATCTACTTATATAGATAGGGTTCATTCTTCTTATGGAATTCCACTGATGCGCACCGATTATGAAAACAAATGTGTTAAACTTGGATTAAAAGGCGCTATCCATTCTATCTCTGAACCTCCTCAAAATAAATCTGATGTAAATAGTGCTCTTGAACATATTGAAAAATATATCGGAACAGTTGATATTGCTAAAAGTTTTGACCCAATGTTTGCTAAAACAAGTATGTTTGAAGCATTGCTTTATACTTTTTTTGCTCCTTTTGCAAGCGAATATATGAGAATGAAACGTCAAACATACGGGCAAGCAGACCCAAAAGGACCACGTTTTCTTTATATCTACGGACCTTCACAGAACGGTAAGACTACTTTTTTCCGTTTCGCTCTAAAAATGATAACAGGACACGATATAGAAACGTTACGGAGAGAAGAGTTCACAAAAAATCGTATAAAAGGGGTCTCTTCTATAGGCACATTATTTCCACTTATATTTGATGATGTTGAGTTTTCTGGTAAACCTTGGGTACCTGATATAATGAAATCTTATTGGGAAACGTGGTGGACAGAAAAAACAGAACAACCGCAGATAATGTTCTCCTCAAACGAGCCACGAATGAAAGATTGGGCAAGGTCACGTGTCAAAAGAGTAGATTTTGATGTTCAATTCATATCAAGCGAAGAAGAAAAAAGAAACCTTAAAGAAATTCTTGAGTATGAAAACAGGCTATTTCGATGGTTTTCTTATATTTATATTGAACTATACAAAAAATTAGAGTTTTCTGACGATGAGTTATATTTATCTCGGGCTGTAATGCTTAAATTATACGAATTTGCAGGACGTAAAAGACCAAAATTTTTTCTTGATAAACCGGTTGAGAAACGTTATGACTTAGGTAAAAAACGGTGGGCAGACCTTCTCTATAATAGACGACAAGCAAAACTAACAAGAGAAGAAGAGAGAATACTTGTGAAATTTACAGGCGATATGCAGTTTTGGGAGATACGCCGTTTTGAAGGGTACCTCCCGCCAACCGTAAAAGCTCGTCAAGAAGGACAAACAATCATTATTGAAACGCCTGCAGAATTTGATTTATGGTGTCCGCCAACTAAAAAAAGATTGAGGTTCTGGCGTTATAAAACCCCAAAGGTCGGACCTTCGGAAGGCGCTTTTTATTGTCATTCCGGATCAAGTCCGGAATCTCGTTTTTTACGTAATGCACTCTCTTTGTCCTCTACCCTTGGGAGAGAAGCATCAAGGATGAGGGGGGGAGTTAGCAACTTAACCAAAAACGAAAGACGGAATGATCAAGGATAA
- the kbl gene encoding glycine C-acetyltransferase: protein MENNIKKYLTNQLDSIKESGLYKSERILKTPQGAKIKVGENKEVLNMCANNYLGLSSHPDIIEAAHNGLNKWGYGLSSVRFICGTQEIHKELELTLSEFLKTEDTILYSSCFDANTGLFETILSEEDAIISDQLNHASIIDGVRLCKAKRYRFNNSDMNHLEEKLKEAKNERFRLIATDGVFSMDGSIAKLKDISFLANKYNSMIMVDDSHGIGVLGKEGRGSHEYMDVIKKIDIITGTLGKALGGASGGYTSGRKEVIDILRQRSRPYLFSNSLAPVIVETSLKSINIISSSSILRDKLMENTKYFREGLSTAGFDIKEGVHPIVPVMLGEAVVAQKMSEKLLERGIYVIGFFYPVVPHNTARIRVQISAAHKKEDLDFAIKMFSEVKRELNI from the coding sequence ATGGAAAACAATATAAAAAAATATTTAACTAACCAACTTGACTCAATAAAAGAAAGCGGACTCTATAAATCAGAACGTATTTTAAAAACCCCTCAAGGCGCAAAAATAAAAGTCGGGGAAAACAAAGAAGTCTTAAATATGTGTGCCAACAATTATCTTGGGCTTTCTTCCCACCCTGATATAATAGAGGCAGCCCATAACGGGCTAAATAAATGGGGATACGGGCTATCTTCTGTTAGGTTTATATGCGGAACACAAGAAATCCATAAAGAACTTGAGTTAACATTATCAGAATTTCTTAAGACAGAAGACACTATTCTCTACTCTTCTTGTTTTGACGCAAACACAGGACTTTTTGAAACTATTCTGTCTGAAGAAGACGCAATTATAAGTGACCAACTCAACCACGCCAGTATCATAGACGGAGTACGGCTTTGCAAAGCCAAAAGGTATAGGTTTAACAACTCTGATATGAACCACCTGGAAGAAAAACTTAAAGAAGCAAAAAATGAAAGATTTCGGCTTATAGCTACCGACGGAGTATTCTCTATGGACGGGAGTATTGCTAAATTAAAAGATATATCTTTTCTTGCTAATAAATATAACTCTATGATAATGGTAGACGATTCTCATGGGATAGGTGTTCTCGGTAAAGAGGGGAGAGGTTCGCACGAATATATGGATGTTATAAAAAAAATTGATATAATCACAGGCACCCTCGGCAAAGCTCTCGGTGGAGCAAGTGGAGGATATACCAGCGGTAGAAAAGAAGTAATAGATATTTTGAGACAACGTTCAAGACCTTACCTCTTTTCTAACTCTCTGGCACCTGTAATTGTAGAAACTTCCCTTAAATCCATAAATATTATATCTTCTTCCTCTATTCTTCGTGACAAACTTATGGAGAACACTAAATATTTTAGAGAAGGGTTATCTACCGCCGGGTTTGACATAAAAGAAGGCGTTCACCCAATAGTACCTGTTATGCTGGGAGAGGCAGTAGTGGCCCAAAAAATGTCAGAAAAACTTCTTGAAAGGGGTATCTATGTAATAGGTTTCTTCTACCCTGTTGTGCCTCATAATACAGCAAGAATACGGGTACAAATATCTGCTGCACATAAAAAAGAAGACCTTGATTTTGCTATTAAGATGTTTTCTGAAGTAAAGAGAGAACTTAATATCTAA